In a single window of the Arthrobacter zhangbolii genome:
- a CDS encoding primosomal protein N' has protein sequence MAADRSDEAVQLSLLHGFAPSAKPVGKARPASVLPIARVLLDSPLPHLDRPFDYLVPDELDRDAVPGARVKVRFGGQELPGFITERAAEADTTARLMPLGKVISPQPVLTPRILRLAEAVAARYAGTVHDVLRVAIPPRAARVDKEFTPEARLQTRAGEPPAGVPGGTEDVLPGPEGAGVNPFARYPHGPRFLTHLAAGHSPRAVLSSLGGYGPRDWPAEVAEAVRSTLISGRGAVVVVPDNKDLARLQTALTARIGADAFVRLTAEDGPTPRYRSFLQLLHGDVRVAIGTRSAAYAPVVDLGLAVIWDDADDLHAEQRAPYQHARDVLLLRAELEGAALLLASHSRSTEAQRLVASGWAAGIAAERSTVRASAPRVVSTADSFTMERDPLAARARIPHTAWKAAQDGLTRGPVLVQVARTGFSPALSCQDCREPARCRNCSGPLGLASRNGTPACRWCGRPEPMWHCSNCGGVHLRGSTAGAGRTAEELGRAFPSTTVISSAGDHVRAEIPDAPALVVATPGAEPVAPGGYAAAILLDGNAMLSRESLRAGEDTLRRWFSAAALVRPAGEKGLVVVTADDSTTVGHLLRWDPAGAAERELELRRELGLPPAVRYAELTGSREGLDAFIARLGLPDGTRTVGPAPLADAGTGPEAREVRDGQLGGAGGRFRTLLFFPYAAAPAVTAALRSTKAAASARRTGDPVYVRVDGIDVL, from the coding sequence ATGGCCGCGGATCGCTCCGATGAAGCCGTGCAGCTTTCCCTGCTGCACGGCTTCGCGCCGTCGGCCAAGCCCGTAGGCAAGGCCCGGCCTGCATCGGTGCTCCCGATTGCCCGCGTGCTGCTGGACTCGCCGCTGCCGCACCTGGACCGGCCGTTCGACTATCTGGTTCCTGACGAACTCGACCGGGATGCCGTGCCGGGAGCACGCGTGAAGGTTCGGTTCGGAGGCCAGGAACTGCCGGGCTTCATCACCGAACGTGCCGCCGAAGCGGATACCACCGCGCGGCTGATGCCGCTGGGAAAGGTTATTTCCCCCCAGCCTGTACTGACCCCCCGGATCCTGCGCCTGGCCGAAGCAGTTGCCGCCCGCTATGCCGGCACCGTGCATGACGTACTGCGAGTGGCCATCCCGCCCCGGGCCGCCAGGGTGGATAAGGAGTTCACCCCCGAGGCCCGGCTGCAGACCCGGGCGGGGGAGCCTCCGGCCGGGGTTCCGGGCGGAACGGAAGATGTCCTGCCCGGCCCGGAGGGCGCCGGAGTCAACCCGTTTGCGCGGTATCCGCACGGTCCCCGCTTCCTGACCCATCTTGCCGCCGGGCACAGTCCGCGCGCCGTACTCTCCTCGCTGGGCGGCTACGGCCCGCGCGACTGGCCCGCTGAAGTGGCCGAAGCGGTCCGGTCCACGCTGATCTCCGGCCGGGGCGCCGTGGTGGTGGTGCCCGACAACAAGGATCTTGCCCGGCTGCAAACGGCGCTCACCGCCCGGATAGGCGCCGACGCCTTCGTCCGGCTCACCGCCGAAGACGGCCCCACCCCGCGCTACCGCAGTTTCCTGCAGCTGCTGCACGGGGATGTCCGGGTGGCTATCGGCACCCGTTCCGCCGCGTATGCTCCGGTGGTGGATCTGGGACTGGCCGTGATCTGGGACGACGCCGATGATCTGCATGCCGAACAGCGGGCACCCTATCAGCATGCCCGTGATGTGCTGCTGCTGCGGGCCGAGCTGGAGGGGGCAGCATTGCTCCTGGCATCGCATTCGCGCAGCACGGAGGCCCAGCGGCTGGTGGCCAGCGGCTGGGCCGCAGGGATTGCTGCGGAGCGCTCCACGGTGCGTGCCTCGGCGCCCCGGGTGGTCAGCACCGCTGATTCCTTCACCATGGAGCGGGACCCGCTGGCTGCCAGGGCACGGATACCGCACACCGCCTGGAAAGCGGCACAGGACGGGCTGACCCGCGGTCCGGTGCTGGTCCAGGTGGCACGCACCGGCTTTTCGCCGGCACTGTCCTGCCAGGACTGCCGGGAACCGGCGCGGTGCCGGAACTGCTCGGGCCCGTTGGGGCTGGCCAGCCGCAACGGTACTCCGGCCTGCCGCTGGTGTGGCCGGCCGGAGCCTATGTGGCACTGCAGCAACTGCGGGGGAGTGCACCTTCGCGGCTCCACTGCGGGGGCAGGACGCACAGCCGAAGAGCTGGGCCGCGCGTTTCCCTCCACCACGGTGATCTCATCGGCCGGAGACCACGTCCGTGCCGAGATTCCCGACGCCCCGGCACTGGTGGTTGCCACGCCCGGCGCGGAGCCGGTGGCGCCGGGCGGCTACGCTGCAGCCATCCTGCTGGACGGCAACGCGATGCTTTCCCGCGAATCGCTGCGGGCCGGCGAGGATACGCTGCGCCGCTGGTTCAGTGCTGCGGCACTGGTGCGGCCGGCTGGCGAAAAGGGGCTGGTGGTGGTCACCGCCGATGACAGCACCACCGTGGGACACCTGCTGCGCTGGGACCCGGCCGGCGCAGCCGAACGGGAGCTGGAACTGCGGCGCGAACTCGGGCTGCCCCCTGCTGTCCGCTATGCGGAACTGACCGGGTCCAGGGAAGGCCTCGATGCCTTCATTGCACGGCTTGGGCTGCCGGACGGCACGCGAACCGTGGGACCGGCGCCGCTGGCGGATGCGGGTACGGGTCCGGAGGCACGGGAGGTCCGGGACGGCCAGCTCGGCGGGGCAGGCGGCCGCTTCCGCACACTGCTTTTCTTCCCCTATGCGGCGGCACCGGCCGTTACGGCTGCCCTGCGCTCCACCAAAGCCGCAGCATCTGCCAGGCGTACCGGAGATCCTGTTT
- the metK gene encoding methionine adenosyltransferase yields MTSTSASPKTQSNLRLFTSESVTEGHPDKICDQISDAILDGLLKVDPESRVAVETLVTTGLVHVAGEVTTEGYVEIPQLVRDTILDIGYDSSANGFDGARCGVSVSIGQQSPEIASGVFNSLENRTGKVEDPYDAQGAGDQGIMFGYASDETSVLMPTPIWLAHRLSERLTTVRKDGTLPYLRPDGKTQVTIGYDGDRPVSVDSVVVSTQHAADLDLEQLRADMAAHVINPVLAGTDLDISEVQHIINPGGPFVIGGPVGDAGLTGRKIIVDTYGGFARHGGGAFSGKDPSKVDRSAAYAMRWVAKNVVAAGLARRAEIQIAYAIGMARPVGIYVETFGTETVDPARIADAVQEVFDLRPLGIINGLDLKRPIYQRTAAHGHFGREDEGFTWERKDKVEDLRSYFNV; encoded by the coding sequence GTGACTTCTACTTCCGCCTCTCCCAAGACGCAGTCCAACCTGCGCCTTTTCACCTCGGAATCCGTCACTGAAGGCCACCCGGACAAAATCTGTGACCAGATCAGTGACGCAATCCTCGACGGCCTGCTCAAGGTTGATCCCGAATCCCGGGTAGCCGTCGAAACACTCGTAACCACCGGCCTGGTCCATGTAGCCGGCGAGGTGACCACCGAGGGATACGTTGAGATCCCGCAGCTGGTCCGTGACACCATCCTGGACATTGGTTATGACTCCTCGGCCAACGGCTTTGACGGCGCCCGCTGCGGCGTTTCCGTATCCATCGGCCAGCAGTCCCCGGAAATTGCCTCCGGCGTGTTCAACTCACTGGAGAACCGCACCGGCAAGGTTGAGGACCCCTATGACGCCCAGGGCGCCGGGGACCAGGGCATCATGTTCGGCTACGCCAGCGACGAAACCTCCGTCCTGATGCCCACCCCCATCTGGCTGGCCCACCGTCTCTCGGAGCGGCTCACCACCGTCCGCAAGGACGGAACGCTCCCGTACCTGCGCCCGGACGGGAAAACCCAGGTCACCATCGGCTACGACGGAGACCGCCCCGTATCCGTGGACTCCGTGGTGGTCTCCACCCAGCACGCCGCCGATCTTGATCTTGAGCAGCTGCGCGCCGACATGGCGGCCCACGTCATCAATCCGGTGCTGGCAGGCACCGACCTGGACATTTCCGAGGTCCAGCACATCATCAACCCCGGCGGTCCCTTTGTTATCGGCGGGCCGGTGGGGGACGCCGGACTGACCGGACGCAAGATCATTGTGGACACCTACGGCGGATTCGCCCGCCACGGCGGGGGAGCGTTCAGCGGCAAGGATCCGAGCAAGGTGGACCGCTCCGCGGCCTACGCCATGCGCTGGGTGGCCAAAAACGTGGTGGCCGCCGGCCTGGCCCGGCGCGCGGAAATCCAGATTGCCTACGCCATCGGCATGGCCCGCCCCGTGGGTATCTACGTGGAGACCTTCGGCACCGAAACGGTGGACCCGGCCCGTATTGCCGACGCCGTGCAGGAAGTCTTTGACCTGCGCCCGCTGGGCATCATCAACGGACTGGACCTGAAGCGTCCCATCTACCAGCGCACAGCCGCCCACGGCCACTTCGGCCGCGAGGATGAAGGCTTCACCTGGGAGCGCAAGGACAAGGTCGAGGACCTCCGCAGCTACTTCAACGTGTAG
- the coaBC gene encoding bifunctional phosphopantothenoylcysteine decarboxylase/phosphopantothenate--cysteine ligase CoaBC gives MRIVLGVGGGIAAYKAASLLRLFTEAGHNVTVVPTESSTRFVGVATWEALSGNPVSTSVFDEVDKVNHVRLGHEADLIVVAPATADLLARAATGQANDLLTNTLLMARGPVVFAPAMHTEMWAHPATVANVATLRSRGAVVIDPAVGRLTGRDSGPGRLPEPETIFTAALAAVEEAAGSAGELSGLLSGITVTVTAGGTREPLDPVRFLGNRSSGKQGTALAEAALAAGARVRLIAAHMEVPAPGGIELVRVETALELREAVHKAAADSDVVVMAAAVADFRPDKVVETKIKKSDDTADPVITLVRNPDILQEIVQARGTGATPALIVGFAAETGDATTDVLEYGRRKLARKGCDLLVLNQVGKSLVFGQDQTEVRILSPAEPAGSAGESAAGSKTEVSARIIARIAAELAARRP, from the coding sequence GTGCGCATAGTTCTGGGTGTGGGCGGCGGAATCGCCGCCTACAAGGCTGCGTCGCTGCTGCGGCTTTTTACCGAGGCCGGGCACAACGTCACCGTTGTCCCCACCGAATCCTCCACCCGGTTTGTCGGGGTTGCCACCTGGGAAGCACTTTCCGGGAACCCCGTGTCCACGTCGGTGTTCGACGAGGTGGACAAAGTCAACCATGTGCGCCTGGGCCATGAGGCGGACCTGATTGTGGTGGCTCCGGCCACCGCGGATCTGCTGGCCCGGGCTGCAACGGGGCAGGCCAATGACCTGCTGACCAACACCCTGCTGATGGCCCGCGGCCCGGTGGTGTTTGCCCCGGCCATGCACACTGAGATGTGGGCGCATCCCGCCACCGTGGCCAACGTGGCCACCCTGCGCAGCCGCGGCGCCGTCGTGATCGATCCCGCAGTGGGCCGGCTGACCGGCCGGGATTCCGGCCCGGGCCGCCTGCCCGAACCTGAAACCATCTTCACCGCCGCCCTTGCCGCTGTGGAAGAGGCCGCCGGTTCGGCCGGAGAGCTTTCCGGCCTGCTGTCCGGCATTACCGTCACGGTCACGGCCGGCGGAACCCGTGAGCCCCTGGATCCGGTCCGGTTCCTGGGCAACCGTTCCTCGGGGAAACAGGGCACCGCACTGGCCGAGGCAGCCCTCGCCGCCGGTGCCCGGGTACGGCTGATCGCCGCGCACATGGAGGTTCCGGCGCCCGGCGGCATCGAACTGGTGCGGGTGGAAACCGCCCTTGAACTGCGCGAGGCGGTACACAAGGCTGCCGCCGACTCCGACGTCGTGGTGATGGCTGCCGCCGTCGCCGACTTCCGCCCGGACAAGGTGGTGGAGACCAAGATCAAAAAGAGCGACGACACTGCCGACCCGGTGATCACGCTGGTGCGCAACCCGGACATTCTCCAGGAGATCGTGCAGGCCCGGGGAACCGGTGCCACACCGGCACTTATCGTGGGGTTCGCTGCGGAAACCGGCGACGCGACCACTGATGTCCTGGAATACGGCCGCCGGAAGCTGGCCCGCAAGGGCTGCGACCTGCTGGTCCTGAACCAGGTTGGCAAGTCGCTGGTCTTCGGCCAGGACCAGACCGAGGTGAGGATTCTCTCACCGGCAGAGCCCGCCGGGTCCGCCGGGGAAAGCGCGGCCGGCAGCAAAACCGAGGTTTCGGCACGCATCATTGCAAGGATTGCCGCCGAACTGGCTGCCCGCCGCCCCTGA
- the rpoZ gene encoding DNA-directed RNA polymerase subunit omega, protein MENPVSEGIINPPIDDLLEAADSKYALVIYGAKRARQINAYYSQLHEGLFEYVGPLVETKLNEKPLSIALREINDGMLVVRPNETAE, encoded by the coding sequence TTGGAGAACCCTGTGTCTGAAGGCATCATCAACCCGCCGATCGACGACCTGCTCGAAGCAGCCGATTCCAAGTACGCGCTGGTCATCTACGGTGCCAAGCGTGCCCGCCAGATCAACGCCTACTACTCCCAGCTGCACGAGGGCCTGTTCGAGTATGTCGGCCCGCTCGTGGAAACCAAGCTGAACGAAAAGCCGCTGTCCATCGCCCTGCGCGAGATCAATGACGGCATGCTGGTGGTCCGCCCGAACGAGACCGCCGAATAA
- the gmk gene encoding guanylate kinase has translation MNEVYVSQPRLTVLAGPTAVGKGTVSTYIRDNYPEVWLSVSATTRAPRPGEEDGVHYFFVSAEEFDSMIEQDQMLEWAVVHGRNRYGTLRRTVEAAMAEGRSVLLEIDLQGARQVKKSMPEANFVFLAPPTWDEMVRRLVGRGTETPEEQQQRLETAKLELAAESEFDHTVINDDVQRAAAELVSLMGISPRQR, from the coding sequence GTGAATGAGGTTTACGTGTCGCAACCGCGGCTGACAGTTCTGGCAGGTCCAACCGCAGTTGGCAAGGGCACTGTATCCACCTACATCCGGGACAACTATCCCGAGGTCTGGCTTTCCGTATCCGCCACCACCAGGGCCCCGCGCCCCGGCGAAGAAGACGGTGTGCACTACTTCTTCGTCAGCGCCGAAGAGTTCGATTCCATGATCGAGCAGGACCAGATGCTGGAATGGGCCGTAGTCCACGGCCGCAACCGCTATGGAACCCTTCGCCGCACCGTTGAGGCCGCCATGGCCGAAGGCCGCAGCGTGCTCCTGGAGATTGACCTGCAGGGTGCCCGGCAGGTCAAGAAGTCCATGCCGGAGGCAAATTTCGTCTTCCTGGCCCCGCCCACCTGGGACGAAATGGTCCGCCGTCTGGTCGGGCGCGGCACGGAAACGCCCGAAGAGCAGCAGCAACGGCTGGAAACAGCTAAACTGGAACTTGCTGCCGAGTCCGAGTTCGATCACACCGTCATTAATGATGACGTCCAGCGGGCTGCAGCTGAGCTTGTATCACTCATGGGAATCAGTCCGCGCCAGCGCTGA
- the mihF gene encoding integration host factor, actinobacterial type → MNLKPLTEAERTRAREKATAARAVRADIKSRIKSGDLSIEEVILSRSGEEAVGRLKVMDLLRALPGVGERRAAGIMATVGIAPTRRVRGLGVHQRKALIDLLDHH, encoded by the coding sequence TTGAACCTCAAGCCACTGACAGAAGCCGAGCGCACCCGGGCCCGGGAAAAAGCCACAGCGGCCCGGGCTGTCCGCGCCGACATCAAGTCACGTATTAAATCCGGGGACCTCTCCATTGAAGAAGTCATTCTTTCCCGTTCCGGAGAGGAAGCAGTGGGCAGGCTGAAAGTGATGGATCTGCTCCGCGCACTGCCTGGTGTCGGGGAACGCCGCGCAGCTGGAATAATGGCTACGGTAGGTATAGCGCCTACCCGCCGGGTCCGGGGGCTGGGAGTGCATCAGCGCAAGGCGCTGATCGACCTGCTGGATCACCACTGA